The DNA sequence AGCTCGACTGGCGGAGGTTCCAGGGGGAGCAGGCCACCGACCTCATCGCCTGGCAGGCCGACATCGTGCGCGAGTACGCCCGGGAGGACCAGTTCGTCACCACCTGCATCTCGTATTCGCGCCCTCAGATCTCCGACGACCAGCTCGCGGCCTCACTCGATGTCACGGCGGGCAATCCCTACTACCTCATGCAGGACGGCCTGTCGGCCGATGTCGACCTTCCGCGGCGGGCCGACTGGTGGCACACCGGCCCGTGGGCGCTCTTCCAGTGGGCCGACCGCGCGTTCTCCTCCCGCCAGGAGCGCTTCCTCGTCACGGAGACCAACGCCCAGTCCATCGGCGGCCCATGGCAGAACCAGCCCCCGTATCCCGGACAGATCAAGCAGGCCGCACTGGCGCTCGTCGCGCGCGGTTCCCGCATGATCGAGTACTGGCACTGGCACACTCTTCACTTCGGTGCCGAGACCTATTGGGGCGGTGTCCTGCCGCACAGCCAGGTTCCGGGACGCATCTACCGCGAGGTGGCGGAGCTCGGCGCGAGTCTCAAGCGCATCGGGAGCGCGCTCGACGGGTTCGAGCCGGATGCCGACGTGCTGATGCTGTATTCGACCGACACCAAGTGGTCGTTCGAGTTCTACCCGCCGCTCGCAAACGAGGACGGGGAGGCGGACCCCCGATCGTACGCGCGCATCACGGATGCCTTCTACCGCGGTCTCAACGAGGTCGGCGCCCAGGTGCGCGTCCAGCACACCCGGCAGTTCGTCGAGCAGTCGGCCGCGGAGTTGTCCGCGCGGTATCCCGTGCTCATCGCGGCCGCTGAGTACGTCGCGGACGACACGGTGCTCGACGCCCTCCGCGAATACGCTGCGGCCGGCGGTCACCTCGTGCTCGGCATCCGGACCGGTTATGGCGACGAGCTGGCTCGCGCTCGTCGCGGGGTCGCCCCCGACCGCCTGCACGACGCCGCAGGCGCGTGGTACGACGAATACAGCAACCTTGCCGAGCCGCTCGACGTGACCGCGGAGGAGGGTTTCGAACTCGAAGCCGGTTCGCAGGCGACCGCCTGGATCGACGTGCTCAACCTCGACGGCGCACAGGCGCTCGCCCGCTACGAGCCGAACGAGCTCGGCGCGGTGGCCGCCATCACGACGGCAGCGTTCGGAGCCGGCCGGGTGACCTACGTCGGCACGGTGCCGAACGAGCCGCTTGCTCGAAGCCTCGGTCGCTGGCTCGTCCCGGCCAGCGCGGCGGCTGCTTGGCGGGCCGAGATCCCCGTCACCGTGTCGACCGGCCGCACGCGCGGCAAGGAGCTCGCATTCGTGCACAACTGGTCGTCCCGTTCGCACGCGGTCACGGTCCCCGCGGAAGCGATCCACGTGGAGACCGGCGAGAGATTCACTGCGGGATCCCGCTTCACCCTCGAGCCGCGCGGCGTCGCCGTGTTCGAGGTCTCCGCGTCGCAGCCGTGACCGGAAACTCCCCGAGAAACCAAGAGAGAGAGAAACGCTCATGAGCAAGAAAGCACCGAGAACAGCACTGGCGCTGGGCACCGGCCTCCTGGCTGCCGCGCTCGTGCTCACCGGCTGCACCGGAGGGGGCGCCGGCGCCTCGGACGCCGGCAAGCCCGTCACGCAAGCCGAGATCGACAAGGCGATGACGACCCCGACGACCCTCACCTTCTGGACCTGGGTGCCCGACATCAAGAACGAGGTGGCGCTGTTCGAGAAGAAGTACCCGGCCATCAAGGTCAACGTCGAGAGTGTAGGCCAGGGCGCGCCGCACTACCAGAAACTGCGAACGGCGCTCAAGGCAGGCAAGGGCGCGCCGGATGTGGCGCAGATGGAGTTCCAGTACATCTCGTCCTTCACGGTCACCGACAGCCTTCTGAACCTCGCCCCCTACGGCGCGTCCGATCTGGGCGACCAGTACGTGCCGTGGGTGTGGAACCAGGTCAAGCAGAACGACGGCGTCTACGCGATCCCGCAGGACTCGGGGCCGATGGGCAACCTCTACCGGGAGGACATCCTGTCGAAGGCGGGCATCACCGCACCTCCGAAGACCTGGGACGAGTACGCGGCGGACGCTGCGACCGTCAAGGAGAAGACGGGCGCATACATGTCGAACCTCGCTTCCGGACAGGCCGGCCAGATGCTCGGACTGATGTGGCAGGCCGGAGTCAAGCCGTTCGGCTACGACGGCAAGAAGGGCGTCAAGGTCGACGTCAACAGTGCGGAGGCCAAGAAGGTCGCCGCGTACTGGCAGGACCTGATCCAGAAGGGCTACGTCTCGACCGACCCCGACTTCACCGACAGCTGGTACCAGGGTCTGGCCAACGGGAAGTACGCCGGCTGGCTCACCGCGGCATGGGCGCCGGTCTTCCTGCAGGGGACGGCGGCGAAGACCTCGGGTCTCTGGCGGGCGGCGGAACTGCCGCAGACGCCCGGGAGCAAGGCTGCGTCCGGCAACTGGGGAGGCTCGTCCGATGCCGTTCTGAAGACGACCAAGAACCCGATCGCGGCCTACGAGCTGGCCAAGTTCATCAACAATGACCCCGAGTCCACACTCATGCTCGCGACCAAGCAGTTCCTGTTTCCGACCTCGACAGCGACCCTCAAGGACCCCGAGTTCGTCGACCAGCAGGCGCAGTTCTACGGCGGCCAGAAGGTCAACGAGCTGTTCGCCGGAATCTCGACCACCGTCGACACCGAGTTCGATTGGCTCCCCTACATGGACTACGCCTACTCGAGCTACACGGAGACGGTCGGCAAGGCGCTCGCAGCCAAGGGCGACCTCTCGGCCGGATTGGATGCATGGCAGAAGGCGCTCGTGACCTACGGCACCCAGCAGGGCTTCTCCGTCAACAAGTAGCGGCGAACCACGTCGGCGGCGGGCGTGTGTCCCGCCGCCGGCATGGCCGACGTGCACCGAACAAGGGAGTTCACACCATGACCCAGTCCGTCGCGCCCGCCCGGGTGCGTGACCGATGGGCCGCGAGCGACCCGCGGCCCCGGCGCAACGCCAACCAGCGACGGCTGAACCGCGCCGCCTACCTGTTCGTCGCGCCCTTCATGCTCGTCTTCGTCGTGATGCTGCTGCTGCCGCTGTTCTACTCCGGATACTTGAGCCTGTTCACGACGCAGCTCATCGGGGGGCAGACGTTCGCGTGGTTCGCGAACTACATCCGCGCGTTCACGGATCCGGATTTCCTGGCCGGCCTCGGGCGCATGGCGCTGTTCCTGATCATCCAGGTCCCGATCATGCTGGCGCTGTCCCTGTTCTTCGCTCTCGCGCTCGACAGCGGGCGGGTGCGCGGCTCGATCGCCCTACGGCTGCTCATCTTCCTGCCGTTCGCCGTTCCCGGTGTCGTCGCGACACTGATGTGGGGGTATCTCTACGGCAACGACTTCGGTCCGATCGCGCAGACGTTCCGCGCCGTCGGGCTCGCCGCCCCCGATCTCCTGAGCGCTCAGAACATGCTCGGCTCGATGATGAACATCGTCACCTGGGCGTTCGTCGGCTACAACATGATCATCATGTACGCGGCCCTGCGGTCGATTCCGGCCGAGCTCTTCGAGGCGGCCGAGATCGACGGCGCCGGCCAATGGCGTGTCGCATGGAGCATCAAGATTCCCGGCATCCGTCCGGCGATCATCCTGACGATCATCTTCTCGATCATCGGGACCTTCCAGCTCTTCAACGAACCGAGCTTGCTCCACGCGATCGCCCCCGACGTGATCGACAACGGCTACACCCCGAATTACTACGCGTACAACCTGGCGTTCACCAATCAGGACGTCAACTACGCCGCAGCCATCGCCTTCCTGCTCGGACTGGTGATCGCGATCGTGTCGTACGTCGTGCAACTCACCACCCAGCGGAGGGAGGCCCGCAATGAGTGAATCCGCGACCCGTATCGCTCCGATCCCGGTCCGCGAGGCAGAGCCGCAGCGCCGCGGCGCTCGGGGACCCGCGAAGGCCTACAACCGCGAGACCCGCCGGAGCACGCTGTTGACGGTGCTGCTCTGGATCTGCGCCCTGTATTTCGTGCTGCCGATCGTCTGGCTGTTCATCGCGTCGACGAAGAGCAACGGCGACCTCTTCACAACATTCGGTTTCGCCTTCGGACGTTCCTTCGAGCTGTTCTCCAATATCGGCGCCGTCTTCACCGTGCAGAACGGCATCTACGTGCATTGGGCGATCAATACCCTCGTCTATGCCCTGGTGAGCGCCGTAGGAGCGTCGCTGCTGGCGACGATGGCCGGCTATGCCTTCGCCAAGTACCGGTTCCCCGGCGCGACCGCCATGTTCAGCGTCGTCCTGGGGGCGATCATGATCCCGCTCACGGCGCTGGCGCTGCCCACCTATCTCATGTTCAGCCAGCTCGGGATCACGAACACTCCGGCCGCCGTCATCGTGCCTTCCCTGGTCAGCCCGTTCGGCGTATTCCTCATGCGCGTCTATGCGGCCGACGCCCTTCCCGACTCGATGATCGAGGCGGCCCGGGTCGACGGCGCCGGTGAGTTCCGGATCTTCTGGCAGGTGGGACTGCGTCTGCTCGCGCCGGGCATCGTCACCGTCTTCCTCTTCGCGCTAGTGGGGACGTGGAACAACTATTTCCTGCCGCTCATCATGCTGAACAGCTCAGACCTGTACCCGCTCACCGTCGGCTTGGCTCAGCAGCAGGCCACGAGCGCGGCAGGCGGGGGATCGCAGGCGCTGTTCTCGGTCGTCATCACCGGGTCGCTCGTGTCGATCATCCCCTTGGTCATCGCGTTCCTCTTCCTGCAGCGGTACTGGACGACCGGACTCGCGAGCGGGAGCGTGAAGGAATGAGCGACGCGGCGCGGGCGAAAGCCTTCGGCTACGGAGGCGATTACAACCCCGAGCAATGGGCGCCGGAGATCTGGCGCGAAGACGTCGAGCTGATGAAGCGGGCCGGGGTGAACCTCGTGTCGGTCGGCATCTTCTCCTGGGCGCGGATCGAGCCTCGGGACGGCGAATTCGACTTCGCTTGGCTCGACGACGTCCTCGATCTCCTCCACCAGGGAGGGATCAGGGTCGATCTCGCCACGGCGACGGCGTCGCCTCCGCCGTGGCTGGCGCTGAAGCACCCGGAGTTGCTCCCCGTGACCGCGGATGGCGTCACGCTCTCCTCCGGGAGCCGGCAGGCGTACTGCCCGAGTTCGCCGGTCTATCGGCACTATGCGGCCCGTCTGGTGCGGGCGATCGTCGATCGATATGCGGAGCATCCAGCGCTGGCGCTCTGGCACGTCAACAACGAGTACGGCTGCCACGTCAGCCGCTGCTACTGCGACGCGTCGGCGACCGCCTTCCGGTCCTGGCTCGAACAGAGGTACTCCACGATCGAGGCGCTCAACGACGCCTGGGGCACCGCCTTCTGGTCGCAGCACTACGCCGCATTCGACGAGATCCTGCCGCCGCGCGCGGCACCGACCTTCAAGAACCCCACCCAGCTGCTCGACTTCGACCGGTTCAGCTCCGACGAGCTGCTCGCATGCTTCCGGGCGGAGAAGGAGATCATCCGCTCCCGGTCGACCGTGCCGATCACCACGAACTTCATGGGCTTCTTCAAGCCGGCCGACTACTGGGCGTGGGCTCGGGAGGTCGACATCGTGTCAGACGACTCCTACCCGGACCCTGCCGACCCGCTCTCGCCGGTGTATGGGGCCATGCAGCGCGACCTGATGCGGTCCCTCGGCGGCGGCAAGCCCTGGCTGCTGATGGAGCAATCCCCCGGAGCGGTCAACTGGCGCGAGCGAAACGCAGCGAAGCGACCCGGGCAGATGCGGGCGTGGTCGTACCAGAGCATCGCCCGGGGCGCGGACGGCATCATGTTCTTCCAATGGCGCCAAGCCGTGGCCGGGGCCGAGAAGTTCCACGCCGGAATGGTTCCGCACAGCGGCACGGATACCCGGATCTTCCGTGAGGTCGAACAGCTCGGCTCTGAGCTGGCGGCGCTGTCCGAGCGCGAAGGACCCCTCGGCGCCGCCGTTCCGGCGTCGGTGGCGGTTGTCCTCGACTGGGACTCGTGGTGGGCCATCGAACAGGAGGCGTCCCCGACGGCGATCGATTATCTCGCCGGCGTCTTCGCCTGGTACCGGGCGCTTTTCGCCGCGGGCGCCACGGTCGACTTCGTGCGGCCGACGGACGATCTCGCTCGTTACGCCGTCGTCGTCGTTCCGTCGCTGTTCGTCGCGGACGACGCGCAGCTGGCGGCTCTGGCGGGCTACGCGGCCGACGGAGGCACCCTGGTCGTCGGCTACCAGTCGGCCATCCTCGACAAGGATCTGCACGTGCGGACCGGAGGGTACCTGGGCGCGCTCCAGCAGACGCTCGGCATCCGGATCGAGGAGTTCGCGCCTCCCGCGGCACCCGACCTCGCAGCCCTCGGCGGCGGTGAGCCGCCGAGGCTGCGGGTCCGCGGCGATGCGATCGGCGGCACCGGGTCCGCGTCGCTGTGGGCCGAGTACGTCCGCGCGGATTCCGCTGAGGTGCGCGTGGTGTTCGACGGTGGCGTGCTCCACGGCTTCCCCGCGGTGACCCGTCGCCGTTCCGGCTCGGGTGAGGCGTGGTACGTCGCCACCCTTCTCGATGACGACGCGCTCCTCGTCCTCCTCGACGGCATCATGACATCGGCGGGCGTCGAGCGGGGCCCCCGTGTGCCGGGGGTGGAGGTCGTCCGCCGCGGACGTCATCTCATCGCCATCAACCACACGGATGAACCGGTCGAGATCGACCTGCCGGGCGCCGACCTCCTCACCGGGGCGGGCGCGAGCGGTCGCACGCTGGAGGCGCAGGGTGTCGCGATCGTCGGAGGGCTCCCCTGACGACCGCGGCACACCCCGGCGTCAGCCCAGGCGGAAGGTGGCACGCGGTACGTCATCGACGAGCCGGCGCGCGATGCGGAATGCGTCCTCCTCGGAGACCTGATGGGTGAGCACCAGCGAGGCGAGATACGACGAGTCCACACGCCGCGACATGTCGTGGCGGGCCGGAATGGAGCAGAACGCGCGCGTGTCGTCGATGAATCCGCTCGTCTTGGTGAACCCGGCGCTGTCTGTGATGGCTTGGCGGTAGCGGAGTATCGCCGCAGGCGTGTCGAGGAACCACCACGGGGCGCCGGCGTAGACCGAGGGGTAGAAGCCCGCCAGCGGCGCGATCTCGCGAGAGAAGGTCGACTCGTCGACGGTGAAGAGCACGAGACGGAAGGTCGGATTCGTGCCGAAGTCGCGCAGGATCGGCGCGAGCGGGGCGGTGAATGCGCCCACGGCCGGGAGATCGTGTCCGGTGTCGGGGCCGTACGCCTCGAACGTCGGCCGGTGATGGTTGCGGTGGACGCCGGGATGGAGTTGCATCACCAGTCCGTCGTCGGCGGACATCTCCGCCAGCCGGTAGAGCATGTTGCGGCGGTAGGCCACGGCCTCCCCGGACGTCATCGACCCGTCGAGCGCGGCACGATGAATGCGCGAGGCCTCCGCCGGCTCGAGGGGTTCGCAGCCGGCGTCGAGGACGCCCGTGTCGGTGGCCGTCGCTCCCGCCGCGGCGAACGCCGCTCGGCGCGCGCGCAGCGCCTCCAGCAGACCGGCATACGTGGAGGTGTCGACATCGGCTCGCTCGGCGAGCGCGCGGAGCCGGACCGGCCAGTCCTGCTCCTCCGGGTGCATGTAGCGGTCGGCGCGGAACGTGGGGACGACGCGCCCCGTGAAGGTCGGATCGGACGCGAGGCGAGCGTGCGCCTCGAGGTCGTCGGCCGGGTCGTCGGTGGTGGCGAGCACCGCGATGCGGAACCGATCGAACAGCGCCCGCGGGCGGAACTCCGGCGAAGCAAGCGTCGCAGAGAGCTGGTCGTAGAGGTCGTCGGCGTTCGCGGGCGACGGCTGCTCGGTGAGGCCGAACACCTCGCTGAACTCCGACTCGAACCAGAACCGCACCGGCGTGCCGAGGAAGAGATCCCAGTGCTCGCAGAGCGTCCTCCAGACCGTGCGTCCGGGCACCTCGGAGGGCACGCCGTCGCGGGCCAGTCCGAGATCGCTGAGAGGGACTCCGACCGCGTGCAGCATCCGTGTGACGTAGTGATCCGGTGTGATCAGGAGGGCGGACGGGTCGGGGAACGGCTCGTCGTCGGCCAGCACGGACGCCGGCACGTGTCCGTGGGGGGAGACGATCGGGAGGTCTGCGACGGCTGCGTGGAGCCGACGCGCCAGCGCGCGTTCTGCGGGGTCTGCGGGGAAGAGTCGATCCGGGTGCGGGGCGAGCGCGGTCATGCGCGTCCTTTCGTTGGTGCCGGCCCGGTGGAGGCGCGAACAGTGAGATGAGTGGGCAAGGTCGCCTCCTGACGGGTGGCCGGCGCCGGCGTGTCCTGGAGGCGTCCGAGGAGCATGGCGACGGCCGTTCGGCCGGCCTGTTCGATCGGGGCGGTGAGCGTCGTCAGCGGCGGGTTGCAGAAGTCGGCGCCGAAGATGTCGTCGCACCCGACCAGGGAGACGTCGCCTGGGACGTCCACCCCGCGCTCCCGGAACCGGGGGAGCATGCCGATCGCGAGGAGATCGTTGAATGCCAGGCACGCGGTGGCCCCGCTGTGCAGCACGGCATCGGCAGCGGCAGGGCCCGCGTAGAGCCGCGGCGCGAACGGGCCGATCCGGCGCGCTCTGACTCCGTACAGCTCGGCGGCCCGGACCATGGCGCGCCAGCGGCGTTCGCCCGACCAGGAGCTCTCGGGTCCAGCCGCGTACACGAGGTCCGAATGGCCGAGCGAGACCAGGTGGCCGACGGCTTGCTCGACCCCGTTGGGGGTGTCGATGAACACGCTGGGGACGCCGCGAGTCTGCCGGTTGACGGCGACCAGGGGCATCTCCGAGGCGATCGTCGTCAGCCGCCGGTCCGTCAGCCGCGAGGCGGCGAGGATCGCCCCGTCGAAGGAGGGACGGAGCATCCGGAGCATGCCGTCCTCCAGCTCTTCGGACTCTTCCGTGTCGACGAGGATCTGAGTGTATCCGGCTGCTTTGAGCTGATGCTGCGTACCCCGGATGATGCCGAAGTAGTAGGGGTTGGTCACGTCCATGACGAGCACCGCGACGGCACGAGTCCGGCCGCTGGTCAGCGCCCGAGCTTGAGAGTTCGGGATGTAGTTGAGTTCCCGTGCGGCCCGCTGGATCCGCTCCCTCGTCGCGGCGTTGACGCGACCGGGATTGGACAGGGCGCGCGAGACGGTCGATGTCGCGACGCCGCAGGCAGCGGCGACGTCCGCCAGTGTTGCGGGCCTCTCCGGGGCCGCACCCGCCGACGGTGGCTGGTAACTCATATCCGTATCCCATCACGAAATGGCAAACTTTGGCAATCGCTTGCGTTAAATTTGTCGCACTCTCTACAGTCAGCTCAAGCCCCCCGGGACAGAGCCGGCTTTCCGGGCCCCCATATCGATCACCATCCTCAAGGGAGAGACATACGATGAGATCTCGTTTCACGCTGGCAGCGTCGGCGGGAGTCGCCGCCCTGGCGCTGCTGCTCGCGGGATGTTCCGCGAGCACGAGCCAGCCCACCAGCAGTGCCAAGCTCGACGGACGGGGCAAGACCCTCGATGTCATGGTCAACGCCAACGGCAATTTCCCCACCCAGCAGCAGCAGTGGTTCGCGGATGTGTCGGATCAGTTCCAGAAGGAGACCGGCGCCACGGTCAAGTTCGAGACGTTCGCCACGGCGAACGACGAGCTGACCAAGATCCAGACGTCCGTCCTCAGCGGACAGGGTCCGGACATCTACAGCCTGGGAACCACCTTCACCCCGACCGCCTACTCGACCGGCGCCTTCGTCAAGCTCACCGACGCCGAATGGGCCAAGGTGGGCGGCCGCGACCGCTTCGTGCCTGCCACGCTCGGAATCTCGGGCCCCGACGCCAAGGACCAGGTCGGGATCCCGTTCGCGAGCCGGCCGTTCGTGATGGCCTACAACAAAGACCTCCTCGCTGCGGCGGGCATCGACAAGCCTGCCACCACGTGGGACGGGCTGGCCGAGCAGGCCAAGAAGCTCACCTCGGGGGACGTGCACGGCATGGCGATCGCCTATGCCGATACGTTCGATCCGTGGAAGTTCGTCTGGGCGATGTCGATGCAGCAGGGCAACACGATCCTCGACCCCAAGACGAAGAAGGCCACGATCGACGACCCCGCGGTGAAGAAGGCGTACGAGACCTACTTCGGCTGGCTGACCGATGACAAGATCGTGGACCCGGCTTCCGTCGGCTGGAAGAACGCGCAGGCGGTCGCCGCCTTCGCCGCCGGCAAGGCCGCATTCCTGCCGATGGTCTCCTCATCGTCCCGCGTGACGCTGGACAAGTCTGCGGTCGCGGGCAAGTACGCCTACGCCGTGATGCCCACGGTTCCTCCCGGGTCGACCTCGCTCCCGGCCGGAGGCAAGGGCGCCGCGACGATCATCTCGGGTGACAACATGGTGGTCGCCAAGTACTCGAAGAACCAGGATCTCGCGTTCGCCCTGATCAAGATGCTGACGAGCGCCGAGAACCAGGAGCAGTACACGAAGATCTTCGGGGATCTCCCGACGAACGCGACCGCCGCGAAGCAGGTCGAGGACGGCAACGAGCTGATCGCTCCCATCCTCGAGGCCGGCAAGAAGGCGTACAGCACTCCGTTCAGCGGCGCCTGGGGTGACACGCAGCTGGCCCTCGTCAACGTGGTGGTCCAGTCGATCCCGGGCCTGTCGAGCGGCAAGGTCTCCTCGGCCGACCTCGACGCAAAACTCAAGGCTGCGCAGGACACCGCGCAGAGCGCGCTGAGCAAGTCGAAGTGATCCGAGGCGCTCGATGTCGAACTCCACTCTGACCACGTCTTCGGACCAGGTCGTGACGGGCGCGCCGCCCGCGGGGAACACCCCCGCGGGCGGCCGCCCGGCCCGTCGGCGCAGAGGCGAGCGGAACCGCCCGCTCTGGATGCTGCTCCCCGGCGGCATCCTCATGCTCATCGTCATCGCGGTGCCCCTGTGCGTCGCCGTGATCATGACGACGCTCGATCTGGACCAGTACACCCTCCAGAGCTGGCTCCAGGCGCCCTTCATCGGTCTCGGGAACTACATCGAGGCGGTCACGGCATCGCCCCTTCTGCGGTCGATCGGAATCAGCGTCTCGTTCGCGGTGATCGCGGCACTGGTGACCATGCCGATCGGGGTGGCCGCCGCGCTCGCGACTCAGAACCGCTTCCGCGGCCGTGCTCTTGTCCGCTCCCTGTTCCTCATCCCGTACGTGGTGCCGGGATTCGTGGTCGGCACCCTCTGGCGGACCATGCTCCAACCCGGAGGCGTCGTCGACACGACGCTGGGTTCCATCGGCATCCACCCCGGGCTCTGGCTCAACGGGCCCCTGAGCTACTGGGCACTCATCATCGTCCAGATCTGGGCATCGTGGCCCTTCTTCTACCTGCTGGTGCTGGCCGGGCTCCAATCGGTCGACCATGAGGTGCACGAGGCGGCCGCCCTGGATGGCGCCACCTGGTGGATCAAACTGCGGGACATCGTGCTCCCGTACCTGCGCGGACCGATCTTCCTCGCGCTGATCATCGCCTTCCTCCACAACATCAATGCCTTCACGCTGCCGTTCGTGCTGTTCGGCGTTCCCGCACCGCAGGATGTCGACGTTCTGCCCGTGCTCACCTACGTGACCAGCTTCCAGAGCTTCCGTTTCGGCCTGAGCGCCGCGATGGCCGTCTGCTCGCTCGTGCT is a window from the Leifsonia sp. AG29 genome containing:
- a CDS encoding beta-galactosidase, whose product is MTLNPRFPGVLFGAAYYAEYQEEGALDRDLDLMVEAGFTVIRVGESVWSTWEPRNGEFDLDWLQPVLDGAHARGIAVILGTPTYAIPPWLQTLHPEIAAIDGQGHMRGWGGRQEMDQSVPVYRWYAERIIRRVVARYADHPAVIGYQVDNEPGNNLPHNESTFQAFVSWLRARYGSVERLNEEWGLVYWSHRIAEWSELWRPGGNMMPQYQLDWRRFQGEQATDLIAWQADIVREYAREDQFVTTCISYSRPQISDDQLAASLDVTAGNPYYLMQDGLSADVDLPRRADWWHTGPWALFQWADRAFSSRQERFLVTETNAQSIGGPWQNQPPYPGQIKQAALALVARGSRMIEYWHWHTLHFGAETYWGGVLPHSQVPGRIYREVAELGASLKRIGSALDGFEPDADVLMLYSTDTKWSFEFYPPLANEDGEADPRSYARITDAFYRGLNEVGAQVRVQHTRQFVEQSAAELSARYPVLIAAAEYVADDTVLDALREYAAAGGHLVLGIRTGYGDELARARRGVAPDRLHDAAGAWYDEYSNLAEPLDVTAEEGFELEAGSQATAWIDVLNLDGAQALARYEPNELGAVAAITTAAFGAGRVTYVGTVPNEPLARSLGRWLVPASAAAAWRAEIPVTVSTGRTRGKELAFVHNWSSRSHAVTVPAEAIHVETGERFTAGSRFTLEPRGVAVFEVSASQP
- a CDS encoding ABC transporter substrate-binding protein encodes the protein MSKKAPRTALALGTGLLAAALVLTGCTGGGAGASDAGKPVTQAEIDKAMTTPTTLTFWTWVPDIKNEVALFEKKYPAIKVNVESVGQGAPHYQKLRTALKAGKGAPDVAQMEFQYISSFTVTDSLLNLAPYGASDLGDQYVPWVWNQVKQNDGVYAIPQDSGPMGNLYREDILSKAGITAPPKTWDEYAADAATVKEKTGAYMSNLASGQAGQMLGLMWQAGVKPFGYDGKKGVKVDVNSAEAKKVAAYWQDLIQKGYVSTDPDFTDSWYQGLANGKYAGWLTAAWAPVFLQGTAAKTSGLWRAAELPQTPGSKAASGNWGGSSDAVLKTTKNPIAAYELAKFINNDPESTLMLATKQFLFPTSTATLKDPEFVDQQAQFYGGQKVNELFAGISTTVDTEFDWLPYMDYAYSSYTETVGKALAAKGDLSAGLDAWQKALVTYGTQQGFSVNK
- a CDS encoding carbohydrate ABC transporter permease; the protein is MTQSVAPARVRDRWAASDPRPRRNANQRRLNRAAYLFVAPFMLVFVVMLLLPLFYSGYLSLFTTQLIGGQTFAWFANYIRAFTDPDFLAGLGRMALFLIIQVPIMLALSLFFALALDSGRVRGSIALRLLIFLPFAVPGVVATLMWGYLYGNDFGPIAQTFRAVGLAAPDLLSAQNMLGSMMNIVTWAFVGYNMIIMYAALRSIPAELFEAAEIDGAGQWRVAWSIKIPGIRPAIILTIIFSIIGTFQLFNEPSLLHAIAPDVIDNGYTPNYYAYNLAFTNQDVNYAAAIAFLLGLVIAIVSYVVQLTTQRREARNE
- a CDS encoding carbohydrate ABC transporter permease encodes the protein MSESATRIAPIPVREAEPQRRGARGPAKAYNRETRRSTLLTVLLWICALYFVLPIVWLFIASTKSNGDLFTTFGFAFGRSFELFSNIGAVFTVQNGIYVHWAINTLVYALVSAVGASLLATMAGYAFAKYRFPGATAMFSVVLGAIMIPLTALALPTYLMFSQLGITNTPAAVIVPSLVSPFGVFLMRVYAADALPDSMIEAARVDGAGEFRIFWQVGLRLLAPGIVTVFLFALVGTWNNYFLPLIMLNSSDLYPLTVGLAQQQATSAAGGGSQALFSVVITGSLVSIIPLVIAFLFLQRYWTTGLASGSVKE
- a CDS encoding beta-galactosidase, whose product is MSDAARAKAFGYGGDYNPEQWAPEIWREDVELMKRAGVNLVSVGIFSWARIEPRDGEFDFAWLDDVLDLLHQGGIRVDLATATASPPPWLALKHPELLPVTADGVTLSSGSRQAYCPSSPVYRHYAARLVRAIVDRYAEHPALALWHVNNEYGCHVSRCYCDASATAFRSWLEQRYSTIEALNDAWGTAFWSQHYAAFDEILPPRAAPTFKNPTQLLDFDRFSSDELLACFRAEKEIIRSRSTVPITTNFMGFFKPADYWAWAREVDIVSDDSYPDPADPLSPVYGAMQRDLMRSLGGGKPWLLMEQSPGAVNWRERNAAKRPGQMRAWSYQSIARGADGIMFFQWRQAVAGAEKFHAGMVPHSGTDTRIFREVEQLGSELAALSEREGPLGAAVPASVAVVLDWDSWWAIEQEASPTAIDYLAGVFAWYRALFAAGATVDFVRPTDDLARYAVVVVPSLFVADDAQLAALAGYAADGGTLVVGYQSAILDKDLHVRTGGYLGALQQTLGIRIEEFAPPAAPDLAALGGGEPPRLRVRGDAIGGTGSASLWAEYVRADSAEVRVVFDGGVLHGFPAVTRRRSGSGEAWYVATLLDDDALLVLLDGIMTSAGVERGPRVPGVEVVRRGRHLIAINHTDEPVEIDLPGADLLTGAGASGRTLEAQGVAIVGGLP
- the uxaC gene encoding glucuronate isomerase, with product MTALAPHPDRLFPADPAERALARRLHAAVADLPIVSPHGHVPASVLADDEPFPDPSALLITPDHYVTRMLHAVGVPLSDLGLARDGVPSEVPGRTVWRTLCEHWDLFLGTPVRFWFESEFSEVFGLTEQPSPANADDLYDQLSATLASPEFRPRALFDRFRIAVLATTDDPADDLEAHARLASDPTFTGRVVPTFRADRYMHPEEQDWPVRLRALAERADVDTSTYAGLLEALRARRAAFAAAGATATDTGVLDAGCEPLEPAEASRIHRAALDGSMTSGEAVAYRRNMLYRLAEMSADDGLVMQLHPGVHRNHHRPTFEAYGPDTGHDLPAVGAFTAPLAPILRDFGTNPTFRLVLFTVDESTFSREIAPLAGFYPSVYAGAPWWFLDTPAAILRYRQAITDSAGFTKTSGFIDDTRAFCSIPARHDMSRRVDSSYLASLVLTHQVSEEDAFRIARRLVDDVPRATFRLG
- a CDS encoding LacI family DNA-binding transcriptional regulator, with amino-acid sequence MSYQPPSAGAAPERPATLADVAAACGVATSTVSRALSNPGRVNAATRERIQRAARELNYIPNSQARALTSGRTRAVAVLVMDVTNPYYFGIIRGTQHQLKAAGYTQILVDTEESEELEDGMLRMLRPSFDGAILAASRLTDRRLTTIASEMPLVAVNRQTRGVPSVFIDTPNGVEQAVGHLVSLGHSDLVYAAGPESSWSGERRWRAMVRAAELYGVRARRIGPFAPRLYAGPAAADAVLHSGATACLAFNDLLAIGMLPRFRERGVDVPGDVSLVGCDDIFGADFCNPPLTTLTAPIEQAGRTAVAMLLGRLQDTPAPATRQEATLPTHLTVRASTGPAPTKGRA
- a CDS encoding ABC transporter substrate-binding protein, which translates into the protein MRSRFTLAASAGVAALALLLAGCSASTSQPTSSAKLDGRGKTLDVMVNANGNFPTQQQQWFADVSDQFQKETGATVKFETFATANDELTKIQTSVLSGQGPDIYSLGTTFTPTAYSTGAFVKLTDAEWAKVGGRDRFVPATLGISGPDAKDQVGIPFASRPFVMAYNKDLLAAAGIDKPATTWDGLAEQAKKLTSGDVHGMAIAYADTFDPWKFVWAMSMQQGNTILDPKTKKATIDDPAVKKAYETYFGWLTDDKIVDPASVGWKNAQAVAAFAAGKAAFLPMVSSSSRVTLDKSAVAGKYAYAVMPTVPPGSTSLPAGGKGAATIISGDNMVVAKYSKNQDLAFALIKMLTSAENQEQYTKIFGDLPTNATAAKQVEDGNELIAPILEAGKKAYSTPFSGAWGDTQLALVNVVVQSIPGLSSGKVSSADLDAKLKAAQDTAQSALSKSK